Proteins encoded in a region of the Veillonella parvula genome:
- a CDS encoding lysylphosphatidylglycerol synthase transmembrane domain-containing protein translates to MSKMMKRGIFMFLLLLAVSIGIIYYTIDLDALKAISSFNSISLLLAVVALVAGMYFDGLRLQRLVKIGGYKLSIRAVLRVIFSNYFMAMLTPGASGGAVAQVLVLRSYGVPISKGTPIVLIRTVFSIMFLVIMLPLVFLRDAIEIPYISRDMLLIFAVLAVIAALVGTYILQTKYMRQFVYNLAQRFKAHNTKDWLSKLETLNQGLGLLYKQPVQSLIVFIESGLSLLCLYCIAPALMYAFTPDIPIIDILDRMILLNLILYFAPTPGGTGIAEGLFVVLFSAFVPNGTVGIIAVGWRVVAEYMPFFIGMYAVLTLYGRQFVAQETSREQ, encoded by the coding sequence ATGAGTAAAATGATGAAGAGAGGCATCTTTATGTTTCTCTTGTTGTTGGCTGTATCAATTGGTATCATTTACTATACTATTGATTTAGATGCATTGAAAGCCATATCATCTTTTAATAGTATTTCCTTATTATTAGCTGTAGTTGCTTTAGTAGCAGGTATGTATTTTGATGGATTACGACTTCAAAGGCTCGTAAAAATTGGTGGTTACAAGTTATCGATACGAGCAGTGCTACGAGTTATTTTTAGTAATTATTTTATGGCTATGTTGACACCTGGAGCTAGCGGGGGTGCTGTCGCGCAAGTACTGGTGTTGAGAAGTTATGGCGTACCTATATCTAAAGGTACACCGATTGTATTAATACGTACCGTATTTTCCATTATGTTTTTGGTCATTATGCTGCCATTAGTATTCTTACGAGATGCTATTGAAATTCCATATATCTCTCGTGATATGCTTTTGATTTTTGCCGTGCTTGCTGTTATAGCGGCCTTAGTGGGAACTTATATATTACAGACTAAATATATGCGTCAATTTGTCTATAATCTAGCACAACGATTTAAAGCACATAACACTAAAGATTGGCTTTCTAAATTAGAAACATTAAATCAAGGTCTTGGTTTACTTTATAAACAACCTGTCCAATCTTTAATAGTTTTTATTGAATCTGGTTTGAGTTTATTATGCTTATATTGTATTGCACCCGCTTTAATGTATGCTTTCACACCAGATATTCCTATTATCGATATTTTAGATCGCATGATTTTATTAAATCTTATTTTGTATTTTGCACCAACCCCAGGGGGAACAGGCATTGCAGAAGGTCTATTTGTAGTATTATTTAGTGCCTTTGTACCTAATGGAACAGTGGGCATCATCGCTGTAGGATGGCGTGTTGTGGCTGAATATATGCCATTCTTCATCGGTATGTATGCAGTATTAACATTATATGGACGACAATTCGTTGCCCAAGAAACTTCAAGAGAACAATAA
- a CDS encoding ABC transporter ATP-binding protein: MKPIDLFMQFFRREGWIYAIGLTMLMAIDVAFLFVPQFIGNAIDTLSNNKEGLVTYIFYFILLFIIITILKVISRRTLLGSIRRMEYLFREILCSKALQVKTTYYEANGPGKVMALMTNDVTSLRVALGLGVMIIVDIIFYSIVGSIILIQKINTVLAFKIMTPVFLIIVAIFVLGRKLRIKQRSAQATYSDLTEFGQELFQGMDVIRAFNRESIISNSFEKINKLNYKKNMDVALLDAILTPLTRIAPFICISISIFICGHLAVEGKMTIGEFVTINSFIMLIVGPLIGFGGLISIVQKGLASLDRIMDFLHLPTETIDDTDEVLPLEDIHIRYLDFTYENSKGHALSQLTTTIPKGSFIGLVGKPGSGKSTLFKLLIGLQECPEKSIYFGSQDLATVSLSKLRNSIAYVPTQSYLLSTTIADNIKFGKDLSMHETVELAAQKADLYRDLGDLLNDDLHELAEEGHDLSGGQKQRINMARGFYKNAPYVLLDDCFSALDAVTVTTILNSLHNVKDQTILCISQRLEVVEKADKILVFDEGRIVEEGTHEELLGNNGLYRTLYEAQNGGGHHEEA, encoded by the coding sequence ATGAAACCAATAGATTTATTTATGCAGTTTTTCCGGCGTGAAGGCTGGATTTATGCCATTGGCTTAACTATGTTGATGGCAATTGATGTGGCTTTTTTATTTGTCCCTCAATTTATTGGTAATGCTATAGATACATTGAGCAATAATAAGGAAGGGTTAGTCACTTATATTTTTTATTTCATTTTATTGTTTATTATTATCACTATTTTAAAAGTTATCTCACGTAGAACCCTATTAGGATCTATTCGTCGCATGGAGTATCTTTTTCGTGAGATTTTGTGTAGTAAAGCATTACAAGTAAAAACAACGTACTATGAGGCTAATGGACCTGGTAAGGTTATGGCGCTCATGACTAACGATGTAACATCGCTACGTGTTGCCCTTGGTCTAGGTGTAATGATTATAGTGGATATTATTTTCTATTCCATTGTGGGCTCCATAATTTTAATTCAAAAGATTAATACTGTATTAGCTTTTAAAATTATGACACCTGTATTCTTAATTATTGTGGCTATATTTGTACTAGGCAGAAAGCTACGTATTAAACAACGTAGTGCACAAGCTACTTATAGCGATTTAACAGAGTTTGGACAAGAGTTATTTCAAGGGATGGATGTTATTCGCGCTTTTAATCGTGAAAGCATTATCTCTAATTCTTTTGAAAAAATAAATAAACTTAATTATAAGAAGAATATGGATGTTGCACTACTAGATGCAATATTAACACCGTTGACAAGAATTGCACCCTTTATTTGTATCAGTATTAGTATTTTTATTTGTGGACATTTAGCTGTAGAAGGCAAAATGACTATAGGCGAATTTGTTACCATCAATTCTTTTATCATGTTAATTGTAGGGCCTTTAATAGGCTTTGGGGGACTTATTTCTATTGTACAAAAAGGTCTTGCTTCCTTAGATCGTATTATGGATTTCTTACATTTGCCTACAGAAACAATAGATGATACCGATGAAGTACTGCCGCTTGAGGATATTCATATTCGATACTTAGATTTTACTTATGAAAACTCTAAAGGGCATGCATTATCTCAGTTGACAACGACAATACCAAAAGGTTCTTTTATTGGTTTAGTTGGTAAACCCGGTTCTGGCAAAAGTACATTGTTTAAATTGCTTATTGGATTACAAGAGTGTCCGGAAAAATCTATTTATTTTGGCAGTCAAGATTTAGCTACTGTTTCTTTATCAAAGCTTAGAAACTCAATTGCTTATGTGCCGACACAATCTTACCTATTAAGTACGACCATTGCTGATAATATTAAATTTGGTAAAGATTTATCCATGCATGAAACTGTAGAGTTGGCAGCACAAAAGGCAGACTTATATAGAGATTTAGGCGATTTGTTAAACGATGATTTACATGAGCTTGCTGAAGAAGGTCATGATTTATCAGGTGGACAGAAGCAGCGAATCAATATGGCTCGCGGCTTTTATAAAAATGCGCCATATGTATTACTAGATGATTGTTTTTCCGCTTTAGATGCAGTAACAGTTACAACCATATTAAATTCATTACATAATGTAAAAGATCAGACGATTCTATGTATTTCACAACGATTAGAGGTTGTAGAGAAAGCAGATAAAATACTAGTATTTGATGAGGGGCGTATCGTAGAAGAAGGTACTCATGAAGAATTATTAGGTAACAATGGTTTATACCGTACCTTATATGAAGCGCAGAATGGAGGGGGCCATCATGAAGAAGCGTGA
- a CDS encoding ACT domain-containing protein, which yields MSKPKKDKFYLVQEDILPEAIKKTIKVKEILKLGEVKTINEAVEKMDLSRSAYYKYKDYVFPFFEIAQGKIVSIYVSMSNESGMLSSVLKAIAERNGSILTINQDIPLQGIANSSISFETKDLQGSLEDLLLDIRSMKGIIKVEILGQA from the coding sequence ATGTCTAAACCAAAAAAAGATAAATTTTATCTGGTTCAAGAAGATATTTTACCAGAGGCTATAAAAAAGACGATAAAAGTAAAAGAAATTCTAAAACTAGGTGAGGTTAAAACAATTAACGAAGCAGTTGAAAAAATGGATTTAAGTCGATCTGCGTATTATAAATACAAGGATTATGTTTTTCCATTTTTTGAAATTGCTCAAGGGAAAATTGTTAGTATTTATGTTTCTATGTCAAATGAATCTGGTATGTTATCAAGCGTTTTGAAAGCCATTGCTGAACGTAACGGTAGTATTTTAACGATTAATCAAGATATTCCATTACAAGGCATTGCGAATAGTAGCATTTCTTTTGAAACCAAGGATTTACAAGGTTCATTAGAAGATTTATTGCTAGATATTCGCTCTATGAAGGGTATTATCAAGGTAGAAATTTTAGGCCAAGCATAG
- a CDS encoding ChbG/HpnK family deacetylase → MSKLIVNADDFGLHSAVNAGIIDGHRRGIITSTSLMAGGEAFTEAVSMAKQNPKLGIGIHITLVGGVKPVCDPSEVSSLLTPEGVFPENYVEFIKRIYSGKINYSELRKEIHGQIAQIMDTGLRVTHIDGHQHMHVLPTVLPIVIEQAKSFGIHAIRIPDESTGFMNYMYSPIRFLGKVGLSTVAANARPIIRNNCMTTTQYFWGMVNGGHINQKSLMGILKAVNKHSGTHELMVHPGSNSSILSKLYNWGYHWEDELQALCSSHTRLYISQHDIELINYGDLV, encoded by the coding sequence ATGTCCAAATTAATTGTAAATGCAGACGATTTTGGCCTTCATAGTGCAGTTAATGCTGGTATTATTGATGGTCATCGTAGGGGTATTATTACCAGTACCTCTTTAATGGCAGGAGGAGAAGCTTTTACAGAAGCCGTAAGTATGGCAAAACAAAACCCTAAGTTGGGCATTGGTATTCATATTACCTTGGTAGGTGGGGTGAAACCAGTATGTGATCCATCAGAAGTTTCATCACTTCTCACACCAGAAGGTGTATTTCCAGAGAACTATGTAGAATTTATTAAACGTATTTACTCTGGCAAAATCAATTATAGTGAATTACGTAAAGAGATTCATGGACAAATAGCTCAAATAATGGATACCGGCTTAAGGGTAACTCATATTGATGGACATCAACATATGCATGTTCTACCAACGGTATTGCCAATTGTGATTGAACAGGCAAAATCCTTTGGTATACATGCTATACGTATACCCGATGAGTCTACTGGTTTTATGAATTATATGTATTCCCCAATTCGATTTCTTGGTAAAGTTGGTTTATCAACGGTTGCGGCTAATGCGCGACCAATCATACGAAATAATTGTATGACTACAACCCAATATTTTTGGGGCATGGTAAATGGAGGCCATATAAATCAGAAATCTCTAATGGGTATCCTAAAAGCGGTAAATAAACATTCTGGTACCCATGAATTGATGGTTCACCCAGGTAGTAATAGTAGTATTCTTAGTAAGCTTTATAATTGGGGTTATCATTGGGAAGATGAGTTGCAAGCACTCTGTTCCAGTCATACGCGATTATATATAAGTCAACATGATATAGAGCTCATTAATTATGGAGACTTGGTATGA
- a CDS encoding ABC transporter ATP-binding protein: MKKRDLRNDWALFSYITGYIKPYLGILFLATVALAGNLVLLLLRPYLTKQVIDLGFATNDIAVIEYYALMYGFTIIGSVLFIFVENYFLKSFGQKIIYNIRSIIFQKILNKPHDEFYKLPIGNWVTRITNDVESLRTLYTDVILNLASSGLMIIGILGFMYAINVPLAIIMTILLPIMGGIIWVFQKFSRKAFRQVRRSVAASNASIKELLNYIVIVKSYGGERAIEERYNTVNKGFLEAGLFEVTTFSIFRPLVDGLFFVALIVIFTTTNLIDSVADAGTVFAFIQYMDRFFQPLKEIADKYNSLQSALAGAERLVPLLEEEERQMANEVPDEFKYIETIEFEHVWFSYENNDVYALEDFTFTIKAGEFIGIVGPSGSGKSTLLSLLMGIYKPTRGAIYINGINIAQYDSSVLRHLMGYVFQQAYLFKGSIRDNLTLFDTSISNEDMVNAAKQVNLHSMIEHLPEGYDTPVGYLGSLLSDGQKQLLAFGRTLIKKTPILLLDEATANIDSHTEKQIQASIENIRGSKTIVSIAHRLSTVKDANKIVYMEYGKIIEIGSFDELINLKGTFYNLWNNQHSGS; encoded by the coding sequence ATGAAGAAGCGTGATCTAAGAAATGACTGGGCTCTATTCTCCTATATAACTGGCTACATTAAGCCTTATTTAGGTATTCTATTTTTAGCAACGGTTGCGCTCGCAGGAAATTTAGTACTATTACTTTTACGCCCATATTTAACTAAGCAAGTTATCGATCTTGGATTTGCCACTAATGATATCGCTGTTATTGAATACTATGCTTTAATGTATGGCTTTACTATAATTGGTAGTGTATTGTTTATCTTTGTAGAGAATTACTTTTTAAAAAGTTTTGGTCAAAAAATTATCTATAATATTCGTAGTATTATATTCCAAAAGATTCTTAATAAACCACATGATGAGTTCTATAAGTTGCCAATTGGGAATTGGGTAACTCGCATTACTAATGATGTAGAGTCATTACGTACATTATATACAGATGTAATTCTGAATTTGGCAAGTAGCGGTTTAATGATTATTGGTATATTAGGATTTATGTATGCCATTAATGTACCTTTAGCAATAATCATGACAATTTTACTACCTATAATGGGTGGAATTATTTGGGTGTTTCAAAAGTTTTCTCGCAAAGCATTCCGTCAGGTAAGACGTTCTGTAGCTGCTTCTAATGCAAGCATCAAGGAACTGTTAAATTATATTGTAATCGTAAAATCCTATGGTGGCGAAAGAGCAATTGAGGAACGTTATAATACTGTTAATAAAGGTTTCTTAGAAGCAGGTCTTTTTGAGGTTACCACATTTTCTATTTTTAGACCGCTCGTAGATGGTCTATTCTTTGTTGCGTTAATTGTTATTTTTACAACTACGAATTTAATAGACTCCGTAGCTGATGCTGGTACAGTATTTGCCTTTATACAATATATGGACCGATTCTTCCAACCATTAAAGGAAATTGCAGATAAATATAACTCTCTACAAAGCGCATTAGCTGGTGCTGAAAGATTAGTTCCCTTATTAGAGGAAGAAGAGCGTCAGATGGCTAATGAAGTTCCTGATGAATTTAAATATATAGAGACGATTGAATTCGAGCATGTATGGTTTTCCTATGAAAATAACGACGTTTATGCGCTAGAGGACTTTACATTCACTATTAAAGCTGGAGAATTCATAGGTATTGTAGGGCCTTCTGGTAGTGGTAAATCAACACTTTTGTCATTGTTGATGGGAATCTACAAACCAACAAGAGGGGCTATCTATATTAACGGTATAAATATTGCTCAATATGATAGTTCTGTACTTCGTCATTTAATGGGATATGTTTTTCAGCAAGCTTATCTATTTAAGGGTTCCATTAGAGATAATTTAACACTTTTTGATACATCAATTTCTAATGAGGATATGGTCAATGCAGCAAAACAAGTTAACTTGCATTCTATGATTGAACACCTTCCGGAAGGGTATGACACACCGGTTGGTTATTTAGGCTCCTTACTATCTGATGGGCAAAAGCAATTGTTGGCTTTTGGCCGTACCTTGATTAAAAAAACACCTATTCTATTGTTAGATGAAGCAACGGCTAACATTGATAGTCATACGGAGAAGCAAATTCAAGCAAGTATTGAAAATATTCGAGGTAGTAAAACAATTGTAAGTATTGCTCATCGCCTTTCAACAGTAAAAGATGCCAATAAAATAGTGTATATGGAATATGGTAAAATAATAGAAATAGGATCTTTTGATGAACTTATCAACTTAAAAGGGACCTTTTATAATCTCTGGAATAATCAACACAGTGGGAGTTAG
- the tpx gene encoding thiol peroxidase — translation MEKRTGVVTFAGGPITLVGPEIKVGQQAPDFTVLSNDLQAKTLKDFEGKVKVISVVPSLDTGVCDAQTRWFNQDATALSEDVVVLTISMDLPFAQKRWCGAAGVDKVITLSDHKDASFGENYGFLIEELRLLTRGVVVINKDNKVTYVEYVPEVTQAVNFDAALEAIKADI, via the coding sequence ATGGAAAAACGTACTGGCGTAGTAACATTTGCAGGTGGCCCTATCACATTAGTTGGCCCAGAAATTAAAGTAGGTCAACAAGCTCCAGACTTCACTGTATTGAGCAATGACTTGCAAGCTAAAACTTTAAAAGACTTCGAAGGTAAAGTAAAAGTTATCTCCGTTGTTCCTTCCCTTGATACAGGTGTTTGTGATGCTCAAACTCGTTGGTTCAACCAAGATGCAACAGCACTTTCCGAAGATGTAGTCGTATTGACAATTTCTATGGACTTACCATTCGCTCAAAAACGTTGGTGTGGTGCTGCAGGCGTAGATAAAGTTATTACTTTGTCTGACCACAAAGATGCTTCCTTCGGTGAAAACTATGGTTTCTTGATTGAAGAGCTTCGTCTTTTAACTCGTGGCGTTGTAGTAATCAACAAAGATAACAAAGTAACTTATGTTGAATATGTACCTGAAGTAACTCAAGCAGTTAACTTCGATGCTGCATTAGAAGCTATTAAAGCTGATATCTAA
- a CDS encoding homoserine dehydrogenase translates to MTTIKIALLGFGTVAQGTFNLLQDNAELIKNRTGVNVEISKIYVRNPEKYSHITLPETAKYVTDIDEVLKDDSIQMVVELMGGTSFAKDCVEGALKAKKNVVTANKDLLAEAGPYLLDLASKNGVDLRFEASVLGGIPIIRTLYESLAGNRITEIIGIMNGTTNFILTKMSEEGLSYQDVLKEAQDLGYAEADPTADVEGLDAARKLAILASISFNRRIFFEDVTVEGITCIDTEDIKFGKEFGYNIKLLGIAKETAQGLSLNVYPAFIPTTHPLASVRGSYNAIYVKGNGIDDVMLYGRGAGSLPTGSSVVSDIMEVAKNVSYNETGRLKPFYYDQKDIYSPGKIQSSYYLRLAVDNKTGVLAKISAKLAEQKISVLSIVQRNMDPETAVLAIVTSKCPRSYILNLIDSFNSLRSVKAVNSVIRIMEA, encoded by the coding sequence ATGACCACTATAAAAATTGCTTTATTAGGTTTTGGTACTGTTGCACAAGGTACTTTTAACTTATTGCAAGACAATGCTGAATTAATTAAAAATCGTACAGGTGTCAATGTTGAAATTTCAAAAATTTATGTACGAAATCCAGAAAAATATAGTCATATTACATTACCAGAAACAGCTAAATATGTAACTGATATTGATGAAGTGTTAAAAGACGATTCCATCCAAATGGTAGTGGAATTGATGGGTGGTACAAGCTTTGCTAAGGATTGCGTAGAAGGAGCTTTAAAAGCTAAGAAGAATGTGGTAACTGCCAATAAAGACTTATTAGCAGAAGCTGGTCCATACTTATTAGACTTAGCGAGTAAAAATGGGGTAGATTTACGTTTTGAAGCATCTGTTCTAGGTGGTATTCCTATAATCCGCACATTATATGAATCGTTAGCCGGTAATCGTATTACTGAAATCATTGGTATTATGAATGGTACTACAAACTTTATTTTGACTAAAATGTCTGAAGAAGGTTTAAGCTACCAAGATGTATTAAAAGAAGCACAAGATTTAGGATATGCAGAGGCAGATCCTACAGCTGATGTAGAAGGCCTTGATGCAGCTCGTAAATTGGCAATCCTTGCATCTATTAGCTTTAACCGTCGTATTTTCTTTGAAGATGTAACTGTAGAAGGTATTACTTGTATTGATACTGAAGATATAAAATTTGGGAAAGAGTTTGGTTACAATATTAAATTATTAGGTATTGCTAAAGAAACTGCTCAAGGATTATCTTTAAATGTATATCCTGCATTTATTCCTACGACACATCCATTAGCATCTGTTCGAGGATCCTACAATGCAATTTATGTTAAGGGCAATGGTATCGATGATGTCATGCTATATGGTCGTGGTGCAGGTAGCTTACCGACAGGTAGTTCTGTAGTATCTGACATAATGGAAGTGGCAAAGAATGTCTCTTATAATGAAACAGGGCGCTTGAAACCGTTCTATTATGATCAAAAAGATATTTATTCTCCAGGTAAAATCCAATCTAGCTACTACTTGCGTTTAGCAGTGGATAATAAAACAGGTGTTCTAGCAAAAATCTCTGCAAAATTAGCAGAACAAAAAATTTCTGTTTTATCCATCGTTCAACGAAATATGGATCCAGAAACTGCAGTTCTTGCCATTGTTACATCTAAATGCCCAAGATCTTATATTTTAAATCTTATAGACTCTTTTAATAGCTTGCGCTCCGTTAAGGCTGTTAATAGTGTTATTCGTATTATGGAAGCTTAA
- a CDS encoding TrmH family RNA methyltransferase, translated as MECIQSKDNKTIKRIISLGQRKNRQKYGEYIVEGIRSIRDIAAMGAVKTIVIRESKAQDKHVLDLLDLDTVQFVPKFIAQDPIFDKVDNTVNGQGVVAIVSKPKYDMESIHIDDGLYITLDGVQDPGNLGTIIRTAVAAGVKGIFLMKGTVDPFNDKTVRSTMSALHKIPLYEDITLSLLHDMVTESNMTTYVTALEHSNPYHTVRYAKRTMLVLGNEGNGVTPEVMNLCTNRIMIPMYGDMESLNVSVAAALCMYKVQEQLMP; from the coding sequence ATGGAATGTATCCAATCTAAAGATAATAAGACCATTAAGCGAATTATCTCATTAGGGCAGCGTAAAAATCGCCAAAAATATGGAGAGTACATTGTTGAAGGTATTCGATCTATTCGAGATATTGCAGCTATGGGGGCAGTAAAAACAATTGTTATACGTGAATCTAAAGCGCAAGATAAACATGTATTAGATTTATTAGACTTAGATACTGTTCAATTTGTACCTAAATTTATTGCACAAGATCCAATATTTGATAAGGTGGATAATACCGTAAATGGACAAGGTGTAGTTGCTATTGTATCAAAACCAAAATACGATATGGAAAGCATTCACATTGATGATGGCTTATATATTACATTAGATGGAGTTCAAGATCCTGGCAATCTAGGTACCATAATTCGTACAGCAGTTGCAGCAGGTGTAAAAGGTATATTTTTGATGAAAGGAACTGTGGACCCTTTTAATGACAAGACAGTGCGCAGTACTATGAGCGCCTTACATAAAATACCTTTATATGAGGATATTACCTTATCTCTGTTACATGATATGGTAACTGAGTCTAATATGACTACCTATGTAACTGCTTTAGAACATTCCAATCCTTATCATACTGTACGTTATGCTAAGCGAACTATGCTAGTATTAGGAAACGAAGGGAATGGCGTAACACCAGAGGTTATGAATCTATGTACAAATCGTATTATGATTCCTATGTATGGTGATATGGAATCCTTAAATGTAAGCGTAGCTGCTGCATTATGTATGTATAAAGTACAAGAACAATTGATGCCTTAG